CGGCTGAAAAACAGCCCCGCCCGAAGAAGGCCCGCGAGCCGGAGGAAGCCCATGAAAAAAGTCGTGACGATCGGCGAGATCCTGGTGGAGATCATGGCGGTGGAGCCGGGTGACGGCTTCCGTGAGCCCATCGCGCTCGTCGGCCCGTTTCCCTCCGGCGCACCCGCGATCTTCATCGATCAGGTCGCCCGGCTCGGCCATCCCTGCGGCATCGTCTCGGCGGTCGGCTCCGACGATTTCGGCCGCGTCAATCTCGACCGCCTCGCCGCCGACGGCGTCGACATCTCCGCCATCGCTGTCGACCCGGAAGTGCCGACCGGCAGCGCCTTCGTGCGCTACCGGCCCGATGGCAACCGCGACTTCGTGTTCAACATCAAGCACGCCGCCTGCGGCGCCATCGCGCCCACGGCCGCCGCCAGCGCCCTGATCGCCGAAGCCGGGCACCTGCACGTCATGGGCTCGTCGCTGTTCTCGCCCTCGGTGGTCGATCTCGTGACGGAGGCGATCGCGGCGGTGAAGGGCCGCGGCGGCACGGTGTCGTTCGACCCGAACGTGCGCAAGGAGATCCTCGGCCTGCCCGGCATGTCCCGGGCACTGTCTCGGGTGCTCGCCGAGACCGACCTCTTCCTGCCGAGCGGCGGCGAACTCTTCCTGTTCGCCGAGGCCGACACCGAGGCCGAGGCCGTCACCCGCATTCTCGCCAGCGGCGTCAAGGCGGTGGTCGTCAAGGCCGG
The Pseudoxanthobacter soli DSM 19599 DNA segment above includes these coding regions:
- a CDS encoding tagatose kinase, producing the protein MKKVVTIGEILVEIMAVEPGDGFREPIALVGPFPSGAPAIFIDQVARLGHPCGIVSAVGSDDFGRVNLDRLAADGVDISAIAVDPEVPTGSAFVRYRPDGNRDFVFNIKHAACGAIAPTAAASALIAEAGHLHVMGSSLFSPSVVDLVTEAIAAVKGRGGTVSFDPNVRKEILGLPGMSRALSRVLAETDLFLPSGGELFLFAEADTEAEAVTRILASGVKAVVVKAGAEGARYYDHAGTVSAPAFPVTEIDPTGAGDSFGAAFVVAWLAGVPPREALISANACGARAVTVKGPMEGTSTTAERDAFLAAHGVAV